The nucleotide window TTTGGGCAGCCTGCATATTGAAACTCAGGGTTATGTTCcagtgttgctggagaatttgtgtggtatgtcttgctctggagcttgttggcccttgggtggtgcttggtctCAGTGTAGGTATGGGGgcgtttgatgagctcctattgattaatgttccctggagtcaggaattctctggtgttctcaggatttggacttaagcctcctgcctctggttttcagtcttattcttacagtagcctcaagacttcttcaTCTATACAgtactgatgataaaacatctaggttaatgatgaaaagtttctccacagtgagggacacccggagaggttcacagagttacatggagaagagaagagggaggagggagatagaggtgaccaggaggagaagagggggaatcaaaaggggagagagcaagctggccagtaatcaattccctacgtgctctccacagtctgcacccctcagagatgttcacgggGTTACACAGAGagcagaagagggaggaaggagaccgAGGTGtccaggaggataaaagggggaatcaaaaggagagagacagatcccgccagtaatcagttccctaagtgttctccacagcctggaatacacagagagactcacagagttgggtagagaagagaagggggagggagaagatagaggcgacctggtggagaaaaaggagtcaaaagggggagagcaatcaagccagtaatcttgctcccaagtaaaaatgggtattgAAGAATGGGTTCTTAAAGGTAAAaactgataacaaataccaaaaagcaaagattaaaaatctagagtagaggttagattctcaaaaatacaatattaaaaaataaaacaaagtcacaaaaattataatatatatatatatgaagtttgctttaaaagtagggtccttttttttttgcaaggtaatagtaggttataaaaatgaaacttaaaagagtaatagaggacttaaaaataaaatttttttttaattttaaaaatgataatagtgaaaatatatctaggactttctctggagctgttgcagagtgtggggtcagttcattttcaggtAGTTCCTTGGGccggcttatacttctcaaggtctataggccccttcctgtGAGtgggtgctaactacagggtcttaatctgttgcacctgtcacttccaaagcggttccctctgtttattttagcttcttctgtttgctggtctcttcagtgtctaatttccaccctgacacaagggggcagtgGTGGTCCCtttttttaggctcacttgttcagtcgtgctgtggggagggagggacactgcgaacaaatatcactggcgtgtgtggggagtgcgcgCAGTGATTCAGCCGCCCTGGGTTTGCAGCCGCTCATGGCGTGTGTGCcctcccagtctacactgctcaggctctaggttgctctccTGGGAACTGTCaggcgggccctgggttgcgtgcactttccaggtctaagtcgctcaggttcaggttctcgggtactccacaaaggcgcagactcggttgggcctgcgttttgtgcccgtcccaggtccaagcagctctcgtgaccaggtgcttggcgagtgcAGTTGCCCCCAGTTGGAGGCTGCATCTTATCGCCTCCCTGTCCCAGCCTCTCGGTTTTCTGGGTGCACAATGGGCATgccgtctcaggtgtgccatgtgtctcttctggggagccgatctctggctgcgaccctcccggcagatgtcaaccatccagaatccctAGAAGTCTTGGTGAGCAACCAAGCCTGCTTgtagtttggtagaggatgcctctctggggccgtgATTGcccccttccagctctggctgccctCGCCGGCCTGTctccggcgggggatgggccggtcctcagccagctagctctgctcagtgctttgttctgtgagcgggcctggcGGTCTCTTAGGTTAGAGCTTTGTGCGGGATAGCTGTCCCACAGTCTGGGCTGCTATCTCAAGTTAGTTTCCTCAGATTGGCCTCAGGACATTCAGGCTGacccttaccctaagcaatgcagcccgcacTTCCCTGTCCAGCCCCCGCTTGCTAGTGGCGGATGTGAGCGTCTGGGCTGCTGTTCCACTGGGCGTTGCCGtcaggcatgtaatctgtgggttttaattatttatttatttacttatttacttttcctcccggttatgttgccctctgaaaTCCCAAGGCTCGCCACAGATCCGccggtgagagtgtttcctgatgtttggaaacttctttttctcccttcccaggacggatctctgtccctacctcttttgtctctctttttatcttttatattttgtcctacctcctttcaaagacaatgagCTGCCtctctgggtgcctgatgtcctctgccagcattcagaagttattttgtggaatttgttcagcattcaaatgttctttcgatgaatttgtgcgggagaaagtggtctccccgacctattcctctgccatcttaggaccgccccctCAGACAATTTCATTTCTAAACATCCAAATGAACATTTAGATATTTTCCTTTAGTCAGGCACAGCTAAGGTTAAAATAGCTTACCCAAAGTTTATTAGACTCTTTGGGTAAAAATTAACCAATGGTCCTCTCCCCGTGTTAAGCAGTATTAGCCCAGTAAAAGATGGGAAAACATCAGCAGGGGCAACTTTCATATCCACATCTGGCCTCAAGCTAACTCCAGCATGGACAGCTTCTGTTGCGGCAAACAGGTATCTCTCCAGTTAGAACCAGCCCTGTGAAGTTAGTATCCTTCTGCTTTATATCCTCTCCAGGCTGTATACATACCGGATGTTCAGTAATTGTGGGACTGAAACTGTGACTGCCCTGAAGCTTATTAATTCATGATATGTGGCTTCCCTTTAGGCAGCACTTCTGCTTGATGCCCGGACTTTGACAGGACAGACACTGGGACCAGAGGCAGCGAGTATGCCAATGTTACTGCTGCCTGAGCCAGGGTTTAGGAGAGTTGAAGGCAGGAAAATAAAGGGCAACTAGAATTTCGAGTCTTCAGCATCATCTTTAGTTATCAGCTGCCACAGGATCTCCCAGTACTGAACCTCTCCTAAAATTCTTACTTCTCCCCACCCCTACAAGTAtctgaaatagaaacaaagaaaaaaattttccctaaagaatttttcctttcttattcttcttttaaTAGTAAACCTCAACTGTTGGCAGAGGTTTCTAGGAATTCAAGGAATATCAATAAAGTTTAGGCTAAATGAGATTTATAACTAGAAAACAGATATACTATTGGGTGTTAAAGGATAGAATGAAGCCAAGTCCACATATGTACTTACAGACATGACAGCAAACAGCAATCGGTCAAGCTATACCTGGTGTCTAATGCCTCTGGCTGAATCTCTGTTCTCCAGCAGAGCAGACTAAGCTCCGTTAGGGCAGGAACCACATCTGGTCAGCTCTGGATTTCCCCAACACATAACACACTCTTCACTCAAAAGGCCACTTAtaggctctgtaacaacctagagggatgggattgggagggaggttctagaggaagggaacatatgtatacctatggttgattcatgttgatgtttggcagaaatcaacacaatactgtaaagcaactatccttcaattaaaaaaaaaaattttttttaagggccACTCATAGAGTGTGCTGAATCCAAATaagaaaaccattttttaaaaaagttaatgatGATTGCTAACGTGTCACCTGAACCCATGTGTTTAAACATTGCTATTTTCCAGTTACACCACAGCGGGGTAGTAGGGGGGAAAGGGAGATAAACTActaagggtggggtggggagggaattaAACCAATTAATAGCACTAAAACCTCCAAGACTACCCAAGGAAGAATCACACCATGTTTAGCCAGTGAAAAGgattagaattttttaaacattttaatgagaACACTTTCTCACCATCTTTAAATAGAAATGACTTCCACTTTCTACTCTGAAGCTTCTGGGCTGTCAGCACTTCTTCGCTTCCTGGTCCGCGGGGTTCAGAAGCCAGCGCACCACCAGCTCGCCAGTGCTCTTCAGGCACGTGTTAGACATGTCCTCCTCTGTTGGGAGACCCTGGGGCAGCTTCAGGGGCTTGATTCTGTGACATGAGAAGATGCTGTTAGTGTTACACCAGGTAACACACTTTAAGAAACTGCTAGAATAACAAATAACAAACCTTATCAAATGTTTAACCACTTTCAGTTTTGCATTCACTGAAGGGATATTCTTGTGAACTTGAGGAGTATGTGCCTACAAAGGAAACATTAGGAATCAATTTCAACAGTGCAGATGGTCCCACCTTTCAGCAAGAGGTTAAGATGAAGTCTCCTTCTATCTAAATCAAATTTTCTAATACATTAcatgaaataatacatttaaacaaaagaaatattaaataagtagGTTAAAAGTTTTAAAGGTGGAAAATTTACAGCAAATTTAAACAACACTTAAGATGACTAAAATAGGTACATACTTTTTGTAACCCAAGCATCTTTATTATATCTTTCTCCCAATATGGACGTCTTCTTGTACTTTTTATTCTGGTAACAATATGCAGTTTATGAGGTTGCTGTGGATCCCCACCATATTTTTCATGATCTTCAGGTGAAGGCCGAAAAACCTAGAGAGAAGAactataaatgataaattttcGACACAGCTTCAATGtacccccctttttttcttaaaaaaaaaacaaacttcaaacGACTATATAATAATTTCATATCTAATCACTCTACAATTCTCATCCTCAAATCGAACATTTCTACCAGTCTGACTACTCAGATAGATGAAGTCGAAGGAGTTCATGCACTAGGAAAAACATCACACAGCCcgggattttcttttgttttgataaagaacaaagcaggaagaACCGGGTGACAAACGCCAGAAGGCACTGCACTGTACGGGCTAGGCCTTGAACTGCATCCCCTCCCCCATTCAGGGAGGGGACAAATACAAACTTACAGTAACACAGGAGTATTATTAAAATGGAGTATGTACTGGGCTACATCCCCAAataaggatatatgtataacacTATTTGTAATACTGAAACATTTAAAGGCCATATTCATATTCCTCAAGAGAACAGCTAAAAAATTAGGATTACTGCATAGTCATAATTATTACATTctaaataaaactattaataacTAAATTAGACATGATGCAAATAAATTCTGCTGTATTCTCCTGGATTTAATGCTGCTATCAAAATAAATAAGGCTTACCATTTACCATTTTTGTAGGTATTAATTTTGAAGGATGGTCACAATATACTCTTGAGCAAAAACAACTAAATTTCCACAccacaaaaaaacaaatttctaCACCACTATGTGTAGTAGGATTCTGTCTTTGCTTCATCTATACCATGATGAGTGTGTACATGTGATgtattctataaatatcaattctaAGAATATGACCATAAATTCTAAACATGATTCTAACAATtctacacatatgtgtgtgtgtcagtcactcagtcgtgtctaactctttgcaaccccatggactatagcctaccaggctcctctgtctatggaattctccaggcaagaatactggagtgagctgggtatcttcccgacccagggatcaaatccaggtctcctgcattgcaggcagattctttaccattgagccaccagggaacccatatatgtgtgtgtatacatctacatacacacacacacacacacacaaccttaaATGTAGAAAGGTCTCAAAAACATTAGGTCAAGAGTCATACCTCTGGGGAAACAGACTGAGGGAAGGACAAAAAAAAGATGTTACTTTAATcacaaataatattatttaatcaTTAATTTCTCCACAGAGTGATCAGGTTACATTGCTAAACGATGAAAGCAGCTAGAGAAGCATTATAGCCAAGATAATgcacatctttaaaaatatgtaaaagagaAGTACACGGAAGGAGTGGGCAGTGGTTGTCTCCAAATGGATGGGATGAAGGGTATTTTTCTAGAGCTTTTGAAGAAACATAGGGTGAGAAGAATGGTGGCATACAGAGGATGGGGTAGGTacaccaaagaaaaggaaagacgacatAAAGAAAtggtgtgaggagcatgaaatatttaggaaaagTCAGTGGTTCCATGTGAataaggtaggaaaaaaaaacatgaaaagcaatGCAGGCGGAGGAGTTAAACTAAGCTCAACTATGCTGAGTCTTTAGAAATTTCCAGAAGGCATATAAAGCTATTGGAGGTTTGAAACAATATGACATTTCAAAGATAGATTCGGaaagaaaactctttcaaaagaACTGGAGGTGGAGACTGATACAAAAAAAACTCAGGAAGGTCTTAGGGACATGGTTTGAGGGTCTGAATTACAGCAGCTGTAACAGAAAAGGACTGACCTGGGGACTTTGGCCAGTAAAACAGATGGATTTGTGGCAGGTGAGGGAGCAGACAGGGTTGAGACTGACTCAGAAGTTTTCAGTCTGGGAAATCAGACAGAGGATCAACTGACATTACTAATACAGGACAAGCACATTCTTTTAGTTTGGTTATTTGGAGGGAAAGTAAGACAGTGAGTTCAATTTCAGATAGCTTGAAATACCTATGGGTTATCCAAGCAGCAAGGTTTAGAAATTATTTGAGAAAACAGGAATAAGTCTGGAAGACAGGCAACGGGCTACAGATGCACACTTCAGAGTCATTTCTATGAGGCTGGAAAGTTTTCAAACTCACTACAGCTGGCGATTAAAATCACCGCCTCCCACATTTTAAACAAATGTTAACATATGTATCTATCCTTTTCTTACAGAAGTTTACAGTCTAAGAAACATGGAAAGATATGACAATGTAGTTGCAGACCATGACATGGAAAAAAGATTTCTGATAAAGGAACATCAAGCATGTTAAAGGTATCAAAATAATCGACGGTAATACTATTTCAGCTCTGAAAAAATCAGTAGAAAATGCTGGTTGCCAGAGACTGGGGGAAGAAGGTATGAGGAGTT belongs to Cervus elaphus chromosome 11, mCerEla1.1, whole genome shotgun sequence and includes:
- the MRPL30 gene encoding 39S ribosomal protein L30, mitochondrial, with translation MAGILRSIVQRPPGRLQTATKGVEPLICTDWIRHKFTRSRIPDEVFRPSPEDHEKYGGDPQQPHKLHIVTRIKSTRRRPYWEKDIIKMLGLQKAHTPQVHKNIPSVNAKLKVVKHLIRIKPLKLPQGLPTEEDMSNTCLKSTGELVVRWLLNPADQEAKKC